The genomic stretch AATCCATTGACAAACACCTCCGGCCGCCGCGCCAGGACCCACAGAACACCTGTCGACCCCAGCAGGTTCGTCCACATCGACCGGCCCAGCAATGCTTCACTGCGCGGGGCGGTCGTCACAGGCATTGCCCTGTCGTTCCTGTTCGGTGCCGCTGCCGGCGGCGCCGTCCTCCTTCCGTTCCATCCCGAGAATGAGCTCCTCTACCTGGTCGGCATGGCGGTCGGGGTCGTCGTCGCCAACATCGTTAATGTCCGGGTCACTCTGAGGTCAGGCAGGCGGCGGCGGGAAGACTTCATCCGGTGCGGCGGTGACCCCACCGGGATGACCGACATGATGTTCGGCGTCATGCGGGGACAGCGGACAGAGAAGGGCGAATGGTATGTCCCTGAGCAGGGCTCAGGAGACTACCAGGGCATTTGAGGCAGGAGTCCGGCAACAGCCGTCCGGTGAGGAAGGCCTGCTGGTCCGCACACATGGGGTCCAAGCCTGGGGAACCGGGCATCCGAAGAACGGGGAAAGCGCGCCCCGGAGGACGGACAGGTAGACGGGTCGGCGCCCGTCCTCCTGGTCCTGGATTGGAACCCCCTAAGACGGGGCCCGGATTCGATTACCGGCAATGGACGAAGGGCCCGAGACCGTGGCCTCCGGAACTAGCCGACGGATGAGAGGCGTCCAGCGGACAGTGTGCCAGGCCATTGCCGGAGCAATCCGGTCGGGTTCAAATCCCGGCGGCGGGGCGTTTCAACATAACGGAGCCGGGAAGATCAGTCTTCCCGGCTCTTCCCATACCCGCCAAAACCCCGTGTCTACGCATATTTCAAGATAGAAACCACTGAAAGGCAGGCCCCGTGGAACGAAGCCCCGGCACACAGCCGTCACCCTGCCCTGCCCGAACACCCGGTGGCCGGCCATGAACCGCTATGAAGTGCTTGGCATCAAGACTGACGCGACCCCAGAGGAGATCAAGAGGGCGTACCGGAAGCTCGCCGCCAAGACACACCCCGACGTCGCCGGCGCTGTCATGGCCCCGCTGTTCCTGTCTGTCCAGGATGCCTACGAGACGCTGTCCGACCCGAACAAACGGGCCGCCTACGACCGGGAAATCAACCCTGCACCGCAGGCCGAGGCTGAGCCTCCACCGGCAGCCCAATGGCCGCCCCCGCAGCAGTACCGGCAAGACCCGATCTACGAACGGGAGGCATACCCGGAACCGGAGCCACCGGGACCGGCGCCCTCACACGAGCGGGATGCACTGTTGCGCCGCCTGAAGTTCGGGGCGATCGGGGCGTTCTTCGTCGGAGTCGGAAGCTTCTGGGTCTTCCACTGGATCCAGGTCTTCCAACTGGTACAGCCAGAAGGGCCAATCCGCCTGTTCGCGACCCAAGGCCTGCCCGCGATCGTGTACGCGGTGCTTTGGGCGTTCGGAACTGCAGTGGCGTCGATGGCCGACGACGTGGGAACCGCGCTAAAGATGCCTTTGACCTGCGCTGTCATTGCGGGTGGATTTGCGTTCATCACAGCAACCTGGATCCCTGCCGCTTGGCTGCCCGTTCTCATCGCGGGCCTCGCCCTGACGTCTGCCACCGCATTCCTCATCCGGCGGTCAAGACGACCCTCGCAGCAGACGTGGTGAGGGCTCCCGGGCCCACCGCACACATGGAGGGCTATGACTACCTTCAGCATGACCAGTCCCGCGGATATTGCGGCCCACACCTCTGCGGCGGTCAGGTCCCTGACCGACGAACAGCTCACTGCCGTCATGGTCTCAGCCAGGAAGGTCAGGAAGCGCAGGCTCAACCTGCCCGGCCGCTGGTCCAAGGTCCGGGAAGCATCTCCAGACCTTGCTGACGCCCTGGACGACCTGCACAGCGAGCAGGCTACGAATGATCTCCCACGCTTTGAAGCCCTGGCCGCCCGCTCTGAAGTTCAGCGCGCGCGGGAAATACATGGGCCGATCGGCCAGCTCACAGCTCTGGCAGTCCTGGGTGCCTCGCTTAGCGGCCTCCTGACGGCCATCCTTGGCCTGACCCAGGTCATCACCCTCGCTGTCATCATCGGCGGCGCGACCGTCACCGTCGGCCTGCTGGCCGCAGCTTACGTCGGCGGCCTGCGTCTGGCCAAGAACAGTGCGACGTGGATGTTTGTAGATCCGGAAGCAGCCGCCGCAATCGTGTGGGACGCCGGAATCGACGCCGCAGCGGCGGTTGCCCTCCAAGACGCCTCCGGACTCACGACCGAAGACCTGTCGGCCTTGCGCGCTGTCTGGGTTGGCGCGGGACTGGACACATCCGGACTCACATCTCCGGGCGTTCCAACCCCGTTCGCACTTCCGTCTACTACCCAGGCATAGCCATGGCCAGCAATTGCCGCACGTCGTCGGGCAGGCCTCGAGGACCCGCCTCGCCTGGACGGTGAGACAGTGCTGCGCCTCCGCACACATGAGGTTCAGCAAAGAACAACCGACCCGGCAGTGGGAGCTGCCGGACACGCGCGTCAGCCCCTTGGTGGGGTCCGGTGATGATCAGCCGGGACGTACGGGGTTCGGATCCCCGGATGCGCTCTAACGAAGTGTGCGGCATCAGGCCGTCCGGCACCGCCACGGCCGGGGAACACGTCAGTGGCAGAGGGAAAGGAACACCCATGTTCCCCGTCGAAATGCGCGGCACAGCCCGTCCCGTTCACCTCTGGGCGCACGAGCACGAGGTTGAGCCCGCTGCCCTGCAGCAGCTGCGCAACATCGCCTCCATGGAATGGGTTCATGGCGTCCGTGTAATGCCCGATGTCCATTTGGGCAAGGGGGCCACGGTCGGCTCGGTCATCGCCATGAAGCAGGCAGTATCGCCGTCCGCCGTCGGCGTGGACATCGGCTGCGGCGTCTCCGCCGTCAAGACATCACTGACCGAGAACGACCTGGACAACCTGCACGCGCTCCGGCTCGCCATCGAATCCGCCATCCCGGTCGGCTTCAACTCCCACAGCCGTGACGTGAACCTGAAGCGCCTCGGCCTCGAGCGCGGTGCCAAGACGTTCTGGGACGGGTTCAAGGACCTCCACCCTGCAGTGCAGAAGCTGGAATCCCGTGCCCACTCCCAGCTCGGAACCTTGGGCGGCGGAAACCACTTCATCGAAGTCTGCGTCGACGAGGCAGGCGCCGTCTGGCTGACCCTCCACTCAGGCTCCCGGAACGTCGGCAAGTCCCTCGCTGAGGTGCACATCGACATCGCCAAGGGCCTGAGCCACAACAACGGCATCGTCGATAAGGACCTGGCCGTGTTCCTGGCCGGCACACCCGAAATGGACGCCTACCGCCGTGACCTGTGGTGGGCTCAGGACTACGCCGCCCGGTCCCGCTCGGTGATGATGGGCCTGTTCAAGGAGCAGGTCGCCAAGCACTTCGCGACGGCGAACGTCACGTTCGGCGAGGAGATCAACGTCCACCACAACTATGTCTCCGAGGAGATCATCGACGGCGAACTCATGCTGGTCACCCGCAAGGGCGCCATCCGGGCTGGCAAGGGAAACCTGGCATTGATCCCCGGCAGTATGGGCACGGGCAGCTACGTTATTCGCGGCCGCGGGAACGACGCATCCTTCCAGTCCGCTTCCCACGGGGCTGGGCGGAAGATGAGCCGAAATGCGGCCAAGAAGGTGTTCACGGTCGATGACCTGATTGCCCAGACCGCCGGAGTCGAGTCCCGCAAGGACCAGGCCATCGTCGACGAGATCCCCGGTGCGTACAAGGACCTGCACAGCGTCATCGACGCCCAGAAGGACCTGGTAGACGTCGTCCAGCACCTGCGGACTGTCCTCTGCGTGAAAGGCTGACGCGCCCCGTGATGGCCCGCCGCGCCTGAAGCCCTGGTACGGCGGGCTTTCTCGGTTGGGGAGAGGGTGCCCGGAGGATCGCAGGGGTGGCGGCCAGGCCGCTGAAGGATGTCCAGAATTAGCGGCATGTGGTCGCTATGAGCAAGCCACGGATCCGGTTCACCGACGGAGACCTTCGCCTCCACAGCCGATAAGAGGAATGCGTAGTCGATGTAGTGCCCGAACTGCAGGTTCTTCGGGGCGCCAAAGAACCATCTGGAGCAGGCATCCCGCCGGTGGCCGGTTCGTGTCCGTTCATCACAAGGAGAACAGCGCCCCCGTGAACCCGGGACGCTGTTCTCCTTGTGATTACCCAGCAGGCGTCAGATGCGGCGGTCAGGAGGGGCTGTGCGTGCAGGCCACCGAAGCCTTTTCGAAGAGGACAGCGTTGGCAACCTCCGCGCCGGTGTCCGGGCTTCCCTCTGTGCGGTAAAGGACGATGTTGGTCCGTTCCAGCCAGACGAAAACCATCTTCGCGGTTGGGAGGTCGATGTCGGCCGTTGTCACCTGCAACGATGATTTCTCGTCGGCGTGGTAGACACTGACCTGCATTTCGTCGGTGAAGCTTACCGAGACCTTCGCGCTGAGGCCCTCGGCCTCGACACCTGTCTCAGCACCGACAGTGAGGGAGCTGGTCCGCTGGAAGGTGTTGGAATCCGTCGTGGTGGTTCCGACGGACACCTGCCTGCTCCAGTGGGTCGCCTTCTCGGAAGGCAGCCGCTGAAAACAATCCCAGTATGGCTCTGAGGCGAGGTAGTAGAACGGATCCGTGAGCGGCGAGCTGTTCTCGTTCGGGTCGGTAACGACAGTGCACGGGAGGACAGCAGCCGGGGCGAGGCCCGGAACCGTCTTGTCGCCTTCCTGGCAGTCGTCGTAGTAGACAGGGTCCGCGACGGGGATCTTCGCGTCGAGGAAAAGCTTGCCGAGGACGAGGCCCCTGCCCAGGTCGCCGCCTTTTTCAACGCTGAGGAAGGTCGTCG from Pseudarthrobacter chlorophenolicus A6 encodes the following:
- a CDS encoding J domain-containing protein: MNRYEVLGIKTDATPEEIKRAYRKLAAKTHPDVAGAVMAPLFLSVQDAYETLSDPNKRAAYDREINPAPQAEAEPPPAAQWPPPQQYRQDPIYEREAYPEPEPPGPAPSHERDALLRRLKFGAIGAFFVGVGSFWVFHWIQVFQLVQPEGPIRLFATQGLPAIVYAVLWAFGTAVASMADDVGTALKMPLTCAVIAGGFAFITATWIPAAWLPVLIAGLALTSATAFLIRRSRRPSQQTW
- a CDS encoding RtcB family protein, coding for MFPVEMRGTARPVHLWAHEHEVEPAALQQLRNIASMEWVHGVRVMPDVHLGKGATVGSVIAMKQAVSPSAVGVDIGCGVSAVKTSLTENDLDNLHALRLAIESAIPVGFNSHSRDVNLKRLGLERGAKTFWDGFKDLHPAVQKLESRAHSQLGTLGGGNHFIEVCVDEAGAVWLTLHSGSRNVGKSLAEVHIDIAKGLSHNNGIVDKDLAVFLAGTPEMDAYRRDLWWAQDYAARSRSVMMGLFKEQVAKHFATANVTFGEEINVHHNYVSEEIIDGELMLVTRKGAIRAGKGNLALIPGSMGTGSYVIRGRGNDASFQSASHGAGRKMSRNAAKKVFTVDDLIAQTAGVESRKDQAIVDEIPGAYKDLHSVIDAQKDLVDVVQHLRTVLCVKG